The Ipomoea triloba cultivar NCNSP0323 chromosome 4, ASM357664v1 DNA segment GGATCAACACCCTCCCTCAACATATTCACAAACACTCCCAGGGCAATTTCAGAGCAGCTGGCATCCACATAACCAGAAATCAACGCATTCCAAGTGACAGCATTCTTTtcaggcatttcatcaaacagcTTCTGAGCTAACGAAACGGTCCCAAATTTCCCATACATATCAACGAGAGAAGTGTTGACATGCACGTTTGAGCCAAAACCCAGCCTGATAATCTGGGAATGGATCTGAAAGCCGGCTGATAAAGACGCGGTTTTCGCGCATGTGGATACAACTTTGTTTAGTAGGAAGGTGTTTATGAAAAACCCATGTTTCTGTAGTCGAGGTAAAACGTCTAAATCAATAATATCTCCTTCTTGACCATTGACAGTGAAGCTTTGGCTTTTGCAGCTACAGGAAGCAAGATAATTTTCTGGGTACTGAGAAAGGTAGTTATGGGTCGTTATAGCGCGGTATAAGCAGTGGTTGACTGATTTAGTCAAGTTGCTTAGGGTGTATGGGAAGCGAATTGCAGGTGATCGCAGCTTCATTTCTTTACTGTTCCATGATCCGTACGCCCAGTATTTTTATTTACTGAAAAACTGCTGTCGCTATTCAAAAATCGTTAAAAGCTAAACTTTGTTTCTTCGGCGTTTGACCGGAgttatttttatactattaatGGATATATTAGGACTTGATGCGAATTAATTCGAAGGAAATCGGATCCGAGCAACAAATGGGCTTCGAAGCTGAGCTTAGGCCGAGCCCAGCCTCAGCCAACCTAGGCATGGCCGAGCCCAGGGCTCACCGCCTAGGCCGAGCCTAGTGCTCGACCAGGCGCTTGGTCATCTGCCAATGCAGCGGGACGCGGTccattataattgtaatttttcgCGCACTTGGTTACGGGATAGTTAGGAGttaattagtataaaaaaatattcccCTTTGTCTTGTTAGGACATGACTTATCATCTCTTAATAGGACTTATCATCtctagagcatccttatcaatggagttttttcacgattttttaggagtttttgtaagtgtgattatgaaagatAAAATGAGAGagcataaaaaaacaaaaaaaaaattgatttttaaataataaaaaacataaaaaagtaAATGTCAGGTAGGAAGGGTCAGATTAAAACCCCAAATGTCAGATGGCAACCAATGAGAGCCTTAGAAACAAAAACAATGGATCCCACATCCTGAAAAAACTTCTTTCCTTGCAAAATAACTTGAAGTTTCTCTCTCATGCACTATCTCTCCTATGTGGCATAAATTACTGTACcaaaaactctaaaaaaaacCACTGATAAGCATGCTCTAATAGCTTGCCACAATACATTAATGCAAACTTTGTCACCGTGACAAATAAATTATTGTCTTTCCATTCTAATACCTATGTTTTTAtcacttattagttattatatttgtcaTTGTATTATTCGATCAAACCCACCATTACGCCAagttaatattaagaaatacgTATAAAATTAATACGGAATATTAAACTAATATAGGCAATACAATTCCACATTTTGTCACAATAATTTGATGAAGTTATTGAATAGTCTCATCAACCTAATATCTTATGTTCAATATCAGTGTTTTGAAAGGCTTGATCCAAGCCTAATGGGTCGAGAAGTCGATTGAACACCTTGTTTAGATAACTGTTTGACTTGGGTTCATTTCCCGCACTGTCTCCATGCCAAGAACTAACGGTCAAGTACACTCTGACACTCGAGAAATAACAGCATTTGACCGTTTCTTTCATGCCTTGTCTGAACCCTACACGGAGCTCATCGGAAAATATACTGACGGACGAGCTCTGAGATTAGGCAAAGTGTTACACGCGCACCTCATCATCAATGGTTTGGCTCGTCGAACCCACTTTGCCTCCAAGTTAATTGCTTTCTACGCAGAATGCAAGCAATTAGCTGATGCTCGCAAACTGTTCGACAGAATTCCCAAAACAAATGTCCGTCGTTGGATTGTCTTGGCTGGGGCCTATTCACGGAATGGGATTCATGAGGAAGCTATGGCCTTGTTTAATGAAATGCTCAAGGAAGTAAAACGTCCAAATAAATTTGTTCTTCCCAGTATCTTGAAAGCCTGTGGACATCTCTCTGATCAAAGAACTGGAGAGACATTGCATGCTGTGGTTCTGAGAAATGAGTTCGAGTTTGATGCATATGTGGTTAGTGCACTAATCGACATGTACTCGAAATGTGGGAAAGTTGAAAAGGCGAAAAGGGTGTTTGATGGCATGGTGAATAAAGATTTGGTGGCCCTGAATGCTATGGTTTCAGGGTTTGTTCAGCATAAGTCTGAAAGAGAAGCTCTGAGTTTGATTGAGGAAATGAAGCCACTAGGCTTGAAGCCAAACGTGGTGACATATAATACATTGATTGCGGGATTTTCACAAGCAGATGACAGGGCTATGGTGTCCAAAATTCTCAGATTTATGCATGATGAGGGGGTAGTCCCTGATGTTGTATCTTGGACTTCTGTGGTTTCTGGTCTTGTGCAGAATTTCCACAACAGTGAAGCTTTTGATACTTTTAAGCAGATGTTGAATGTTGGGTTTTGTCCAAGTTCTGCTACAATTAGTAGTTTGTTGCCTGCTTGTGCAACGTTTGCAGATTTGATGCGTGGGAAGGCGATACATGGTTATGCAATAGTCATGGGAATTGAAAAAGATGTGTATGTAAGGAGTGCTCTCATAGATATGTATGCAAAATGTGGGTATATATATGAAGCGAGGAAATTATTCTATAATATGCCCGAGAGGAACACAGTGACCTGGAATTCAATGATTTTCGGGTATGCAAATCATGGACATTGCAATGAAGCTATTGAACTTTTTGACAAAATGGCGAGAGAGGAGGAGAGAAAACTGGACCACTTGACTTTCACAGCGGCTCTCACTGCTTGTAGTCATGCTGGGATGGTCGAGTATGGAGAAAGTATTTTCAAGACGATGCAGGAAAAATATGGAATCAAACCGAGGCTAGAGCATTATGCCTGTATAGTGGATCTGCTAGGAAGAGCGGGGAAGCTCAATAAGGCCTATGATTTTGTTCTAAATATGCCAATTGAGCCTGATTTGTTTGTATGGGGAGCGTTGCTAGGGGCATGCAGGCAGCACGGAAACGTGGATCTAGCAGAGGTAGCAGCTAAAGAATTGGCTAAACTCGAGCCCGACAGTGCAGGGAGTGGCGTGTTGTTATCGAGTTTATATGCTGATGCTAGTAAATGGGGAAACGTCGCCAAGATGAAAATGTCCATAAAGAAGAGGAAGCTGAAAAAGTTTCCTGGCTGTAGTTGGGTAGAAGTTGCATAAGCTGCACCATGGTTGCATTGGAACTGTTTTTAGCAGCAATTTAGGTAGCAGTAATTAAGAATGCTGTTATGTCTGTTAGTCTAGTTCGGTCCAGAAATTAGTACTCCTACGttttatctaaaaacataataagtgtgaaggaaggttatacccctcatttatgtacattttttctgttaagtttttttgtatattatgctataaaagttgtactacataatattttggacaaatatatccctactgttataacttccgttatcttttccactattgttactatgcacatgcatctaccatatattttcttattttcttccataataataataataatatatacatattaaatattagagttatatgttagttattttttaaaatataaatatccaatttataaaaataaatttaaaattttaatagaaaatactcatattgggcacctattttttgtcCATCGCGCATAAAAAAAACTAGTACTCAAATATGCACCATGGGTGAAGCCTGTAAACTGATTTTGATCATTTATAATTGAccaactcaaactaagaaagtcaataaaCAGTTCCTGAGGGAGTCGGATTTAGAACTTTTTGATTGCCAAGTCAACTGTTCGACCAACTGTCCGATTAAAAAATCGAATGATTACACACAAATATATCTAATTTATTAAGACCTGCTAATGTAATCCCGTCACGTCaagtaaagtaaaaaatatCTTTCGTAATTGATTAAAAAGTAGATTAAACAATGAGAACTGGTCCAGGGTTAGGAGAGGAATTTGGTAGCATGAAATAGAGGGAGTTGTGGGATGCTTTTCACGCATGTTGCACAACATATGCTCCCAAAGTCTCAAATGCAATCAAAGGCCTTATTGCAtactaacaataataatagtttcCCTTTGAGAGTGGGCATGGAATGAACATCCATCTCTCCTTTCTCATCTGTCGGCCACAACACAACATATGTACACCTTGGGCATCATTGTTAGCCAGCTTTGAGGATACTATGCAAAGGTGAAGTGAAAGAAATAaatggaaagaaagaaaaacaaaaaacatgggACCATCATGATTAATGATGTTCTCTTTCCTTGGTCTCCTTTGGCTGCTGAGTGTTGACCCCGCTCTTGCTCCATCACTAATTACCATGCCacttaattgcttaattaatctTGGGAATTAATTGCATATTATTGCTTAACCATTCTGCTTATACTACTTCTACAATTTTAGCAATAATTGGACATTAAATGCCTCCATCAATATATCCTCTTAGTCTATGTGCATCATCTCCACGAGAATCACACCCTTATTCTCTTAgcctaatttattaattatatatcttAGATGGAATAGTGCACTGCTACATAtggtttcaagtttgactttattttcttagatAATAAGGGAAATTCACAATCATTATATGAGAGTTGCACGGGATATATATAAATCTCATTCCATTCTAATAATCAGCAAATTACACAAAATAGTAGAGGTAAACGACATTAGGAAGATTCTGTGTGACAAGCTCGACTGAGAGAGAAGGTTGACGGTAATCATACTTGTTACCTTTAGGTACTTTTAATTCATTTGTTAGTCTCTGTTTAAGTGGTATTCTAAGTTGCTCattaaagaaaagcaaaaaTGGGCTACAATTTTTATTCGTGCCTTTCTCTTTTATCAATAACACGTGAAGGGAGTTTTACTTTATGAAATTCATGTgcttttttctattattttgtGAGATAATATGTTGTGAGAATTATACTACTACAAGAAGAATTTATTAACTTCTCAGACTCGCCCCCCTCCtttgcacccaaaaaaaaaaaactcacaatcAATTTagattacttaaaaaaaaaaacctttttaaatttataatttgaatacaaGCTTGTATAGTACTTTCATTATCTCGAAAAGATTATCTAAAATGCATTTTTATTGGtgaataaagttttattttgACTAATGTtaggaaaagtatatatattttaaatggtaaattattttatttaataagttaacaattaagaattaaaatatctactatactaataagaatcaaaaagagttaggcctaaaatgggtagaaaaaatggcggtcaaattatttaatcaaatggatggttcaggtgaattatttaatcaaatagatggttaagacaattcatattaatattattaatagagattacctaatttaaccttacttttatgattatccgttaagttttccgttaaatattctcttctctgtcaatattccgttaacttttaacttacccattaatttttataagaaatgtcttaggttcgaacctcatctcaatcaaatttgacataattaagtttctcactctattttactcttattaaattaaataaattagtagctacaacaaaaaatgatacatatgtatttctttaatttagaattatgtgtctacaatacctttatttgaaaaaattattcattatcaaaaaattaaattaaataagaaaaataatttcattagttatattgtctttattttctctcatgcaaagattttttacattcaaatttatcaattgatattcattacattgtccattatcttatttttacaatatcttgtaattaaatatcaaagttatagtacaaaataatgttatatatttatttaccaagtatattattaatactatgaaaaaaaatttaaaataatttgaagctaattatattaactacttggggattggttgacaaagagagtactcaaataatgacccaacaaattgaagcggaatcactctattttactcttattgaattaaataaattagtagttacacaaaaaaaaatgatacatatgtatttctttaataccatgaaaaaaataaaaaagaatagtttgaaatcaatcatattaactacttgggggatttgttgacaatgaaagtactcaaataacccattacccagcaaattgaagcgagaaactaccttttaatatctttggaatacataatattttaaattttcaaatttttattaatttatttaatcttttttcttaaactagagatttctttatccacaataactcattcaacaataatagttgaaccaaatgaaccccaagcaggacacctaaaggaaagtccatagctcctatatcataatctcattgcatgacgttgtcatctatgctaccaacaataaccaaattgcaaataacacactaccaacaaaaaggaagaaaacaaatagcaaagatgaagacaatgacaatgctactcaaaataaaattaagaacacttaaaaacaattcaaattaaaagtagtatttatttagactatcatttgtagaccaaatatttatactatcgattttacaaggttgcaaacatttattttagtaataattataatgaattttctatactatcttggattcatatactttgagttatatatttaaataaaaaaattcgacattcaattacccatgtataaacttctcctatataatcttgcattgatatactttcaaatatttatttaaatataaacattggacattaaccaatttgcgcaatgcgcgtataaaactagtacaataataaataagagaAATGAATGGGGAGTAACAACGTAGAATCCATAAACCGCGACTGGATTGGGTCAAGTTTCAAACTCGGCGTTCCCACTTCGCAGTTTCTCTTAACGGTTTGTCATCTGGTCAGCGGCTCAGCTCGCGTCACCAGCCAGCTTTGCCTCCAAATATGCAAGCTGTCAAAACTACCGCGTCTAACGCCGTTAGATTTCCGTTGCCACTTGCAGCAGCATAGTCCGGTGGTACTGCCACTTATTTACCCCccacacatttatttttaccccATTTTTAGATTTTTCCTTGCAgcaaaatgtttttaaaattcaccacatattactttaaaaaatcataaaatatagACCAATAAGAGAATCTTTTGCATCGAGTACAATTATATGTGATTCTATAGGAATAAAAGTGAACAATACTCAATTATACGCAATGCAAATGACATGGTATCGATTATAATGTTTGACTAGTCAAATGATATTGTTATTAATTCACAATGAATGTGACTAGTCAAGTAAttcatgaaaataaataatttttttagggaTGACTAATAAGGAGTAATAATGAATAGGTACTAagtattttctttattaatatttttttaaatttaatgtttattgtGAATTGAGGATTTTGCGCAAAACGAGAAAGACAATAATAGAGAATAATATATGAGATAAAgagattttattaatatttagactatcaacaTAATGATAATGCATATTTGTATTAGTAAGAAACATAattctgttttcaaaaaaagaaacataattctaaatgacctttattcaaaaaaaaattaataattcttaACGACTTCTAAGAGATAAAAATAGAAGTTTAGAATATCTCTACAACTGAGCTAATTGAACCAACATCCACTTGAACtctattattgtattatataatttttatatgtaatagtattttaaatatataaattgtatatattaatgttaaactaaaaaaattcaaGTTAAATCTCATTAATGGAATCAAATATctaaaatgggatggaggaaataattattttatatatctatTAATCTCTTGAAAGTTGATGGATTTTATTACTAATGGTAAAATTTGAAGAATttggtcaaaaaaaaaaaccttttgatttcacattaaaaagaaaaggggGCAAAATATCATACTAGGAGATTTAAAGTAATAAAAACTCATTTATTCTtttcaacccaaaaaaaaaaactcatttattGGCTTAATTTggaaaaaagtaaaaaggaaaaagagtaaTTGAACCTAATACTAAATTGtcaaaaatggaaagaaaattaCGTTTCGTTAGAATAGTAATAACGCGTGGACCACACGCTAACAGAGGCGAACGCTCCCTCGGCATTATTATGGCCCACGCGTCTTCGTCTTTATAATCCTCTCTTCTTTTCACATGGTTCAATACCAGCTGTTTCCTCATTTGAGCTTTCAGATTCATCTCTACAGCGCCACCGTTACTGCATATCTGGTCGTCTTTTCCGGCGAGTCAAAGCGGCGATTGTTGAACGGTGGAGGATTAGATCTCTGTGCTGCTGGTGAAGCCGATCGATCGGGGTTTAGATGTCGTCGTCGTACTGGTGTTACCGGTGTACGCGGTTCGTTAGGGTGTTTGCCGACAACAGCGTGGTGTGTCCTCACTGCGATAGTGGATTCATCGAGGCGGTGG contains these protein-coding regions:
- the LOC116017217 gene encoding pentatricopeptide repeat-containing protein At5g59600; translation: MPRTNGQVHSDTREITAFDRFFHALSEPYTELIGKYTDGRALRLGKVLHAHLIINGLARRTHFASKLIAFYAECKQLADARKLFDRIPKTNVRRWIVLAGAYSRNGIHEEAMALFNEMLKEVKRPNKFVLPSILKACGHLSDQRTGETLHAVVLRNEFEFDAYVVSALIDMYSKCGKVEKAKRVFDGMVNKDLVALNAMVSGFVQHKSEREALSLIEEMKPLGLKPNVVTYNTLIAGFSQADDRAMVSKILRFMHDEGVVPDVVSWTSVVSGLVQNFHNSEAFDTFKQMLNVGFCPSSATISSLLPACATFADLMRGKAIHGYAIVMGIEKDVYVRSALIDMYAKCGYIYEARKLFYNMPERNTVTWNSMIFGYANHGHCNEAIELFDKMAREEERKLDHLTFTAALTACSHAGMVEYGESIFKTMQEKYGIKPRLEHYACIVDLLGRAGKLNKAYDFVLNMPIEPDLFVWGALLGACRQHGNVDLAEVAAKELAKLEPDSAGSGVLLSSLYADASKWGNVAKMKMSIKKRKLKKFPGCSWVEVA